Proteins encoded in a region of the Athene noctua chromosome 4, bAthNoc1.hap1.1, whole genome shotgun sequence genome:
- the SGCB gene encoding beta-sarcoglycan isoform X3 — protein MAAAASEQITLVIWAVIRIGPNGCDSMEFHESGLLRFKQVSDMGVIHPLYKSTVGGRRNEDLVITGNNQPIVFQQGTTKLSVEKDKTSITSDIGMEFVDPRTQNTLFSTDYDTHEFHLPSGVKILNVQKASTERITSNATSDLNIKVDGRAIVRGNEGVFITGKTIEFRMGGNMELKAENSIILNGTVMVSPSRLPSSSYGEQFNNGNWLRFKLCMCADGTLFKVQVTGYNMGCQTSVNPCGATH, from the exons atggcggcggccgccTCCGAGCAG attaCACTAGTTATCTGGGCAGTGATTCGAATCGGTCCCAATGGTTGTGACAGTATGGAATTCCATGAGAGTGGCTTGTTGCGGTTTAAGCAAGTTTCTGACATGGGCGTTATACATCCATTATATAAAAGCACTGTAGGAGGCAGACGTAATGAAGATTTGGTGATCACTGGAAATAATCAGCCT ATTGTATTTCAGCAAGGAACAACCAAGCTTAGTGtggaaaaagacaaaacttcTATTACCAGCGACATTGGCATGGAATTTGTTGACCCACGGACACAAAATACCTTGTTTAGCACAGACTATGACACTCATGAGTTTCATCTGCCAAGTGGAGTTAAAATCTTAAACGTACAAAAGGCCTCTACAGAGAGG ATTACCAGCAATGCAACCAGTGATCTAAACATAAAGGTCGATGGCCGTGCTATTGTCCGTGGAAATGAAGGTGTTTTCATCACAGGCAAGACCATTGAGTTTCGAATGGGGGGTAACATGGAACTTAAAGCA GAAAACAGTATTATCCTGAACGGAACTGTGATGGTCAGCCCATCACGACTGCCAAGTTCCTCTTACGGGGAACAGTTTAATAATGGCAACTGGCTGCGTTTCAAGCTCTGTATGTGTGCGGATGGGACACTGTTCAAGGTTCAGGTGACAGGTTATAACATGGGTTGTCAGACTTCGGTCAATCCGTGTGGAGCCACGCACTAA
- the SGCB gene encoding beta-sarcoglycan isoform X1 — translation MAAAASEQQSSNGPVKKSMREKAVERRNINKEHNSNFKAGYIPIDEDRLHKTGLRGRKGNLAICVIVLLFILAVINLIITLVIWAVIRIGPNGCDSMEFHESGLLRFKQVSDMGVIHPLYKSTVGGRRNEDLVITGNNQPIVFQQGTTKLSVEKDKTSITSDIGMEFVDPRTQNTLFSTDYDTHEFHLPSGVKILNVQKASTERITSNATSDLNIKVDGRAIVRGNEGVFITGKTIEFRMGGNMELKAENSIILNGTVMVSPSRLPSSSYGEQFNNGNWLRFKLCMCADGTLFKVQVTGYNMGCQTSVNPCGATH, via the exons atggcggcggccgccTCCGAGCAG CAAAGTTCTAATGGCCCAGTGAAGAAGTCTATGCGAGAGAAGGCTGTGGAACgcaggaatattaataaagaGCACAACAGTAACTTTAAAGCAGGATACATTCCAATTGATGAAGACCGTCTTCATAAGACAGGCTTACGTGGCAGGAAAGGCAACTTGGCCATTTGTGTGAttgttcttctttttattttggctGTCATCAATCTGATT attaCACTAGTTATCTGGGCAGTGATTCGAATCGGTCCCAATGGTTGTGACAGTATGGAATTCCATGAGAGTGGCTTGTTGCGGTTTAAGCAAGTTTCTGACATGGGCGTTATACATCCATTATATAAAAGCACTGTAGGAGGCAGACGTAATGAAGATTTGGTGATCACTGGAAATAATCAGCCT ATTGTATTTCAGCAAGGAACAACCAAGCTTAGTGtggaaaaagacaaaacttcTATTACCAGCGACATTGGCATGGAATTTGTTGACCCACGGACACAAAATACCTTGTTTAGCACAGACTATGACACTCATGAGTTTCATCTGCCAAGTGGAGTTAAAATCTTAAACGTACAAAAGGCCTCTACAGAGAGG ATTACCAGCAATGCAACCAGTGATCTAAACATAAAGGTCGATGGCCGTGCTATTGTCCGTGGAAATGAAGGTGTTTTCATCACAGGCAAGACCATTGAGTTTCGAATGGGGGGTAACATGGAACTTAAAGCA GAAAACAGTATTATCCTGAACGGAACTGTGATGGTCAGCCCATCACGACTGCCAAGTTCCTCTTACGGGGAACAGTTTAATAATGGCAACTGGCTGCGTTTCAAGCTCTGTATGTGTGCGGATGGGACACTGTTCAAGGTTCAGGTGACAGGTTATAACATGGGTTGTCAGACTTCGGTCAATCCGTGTGGAGCCACGCACTAA
- the SGCB gene encoding beta-sarcoglycan isoform X2, whose amino-acid sequence MREKAVERRNINKEHNSNFKAGYIPIDEDRLHKTGLRGRKGNLAICVIVLLFILAVINLIITLVIWAVIRIGPNGCDSMEFHESGLLRFKQVSDMGVIHPLYKSTVGGRRNEDLVITGNNQPIVFQQGTTKLSVEKDKTSITSDIGMEFVDPRTQNTLFSTDYDTHEFHLPSGVKILNVQKASTERITSNATSDLNIKVDGRAIVRGNEGVFITGKTIEFRMGGNMELKAENSIILNGTVMVSPSRLPSSSYGEQFNNGNWLRFKLCMCADGTLFKVQVTGYNMGCQTSVNPCGATH is encoded by the exons ATGCGAGAGAAGGCTGTGGAACgcaggaatattaataaagaGCACAACAGTAACTTTAAAGCAGGATACATTCCAATTGATGAAGACCGTCTTCATAAGACAGGCTTACGTGGCAGGAAAGGCAACTTGGCCATTTGTGTGAttgttcttctttttattttggctGTCATCAATCTGATT attaCACTAGTTATCTGGGCAGTGATTCGAATCGGTCCCAATGGTTGTGACAGTATGGAATTCCATGAGAGTGGCTTGTTGCGGTTTAAGCAAGTTTCTGACATGGGCGTTATACATCCATTATATAAAAGCACTGTAGGAGGCAGACGTAATGAAGATTTGGTGATCACTGGAAATAATCAGCCT ATTGTATTTCAGCAAGGAACAACCAAGCTTAGTGtggaaaaagacaaaacttcTATTACCAGCGACATTGGCATGGAATTTGTTGACCCACGGACACAAAATACCTTGTTTAGCACAGACTATGACACTCATGAGTTTCATCTGCCAAGTGGAGTTAAAATCTTAAACGTACAAAAGGCCTCTACAGAGAGG ATTACCAGCAATGCAACCAGTGATCTAAACATAAAGGTCGATGGCCGTGCTATTGTCCGTGGAAATGAAGGTGTTTTCATCACAGGCAAGACCATTGAGTTTCGAATGGGGGGTAACATGGAACTTAAAGCA GAAAACAGTATTATCCTGAACGGAACTGTGATGGTCAGCCCATCACGACTGCCAAGTTCCTCTTACGGGGAACAGTTTAATAATGGCAACTGGCTGCGTTTCAAGCTCTGTATGTGTGCGGATGGGACACTGTTCAAGGTTCAGGTGACAGGTTATAACATGGGTTGTCAGACTTCGGTCAATCCGTGTGGAGCCACGCACTAA